In Sulfitobacter sp. OXR-159, one DNA window encodes the following:
- a CDS encoding homoserine dehydrogenase translates to MSKPLRLGIAGLGTVGVGVLRILRQQAALLEARTGCAMTVSAVSARTRNKDRGLSLASYDWEDDPVKLATRDDVDVFVELMGGADGPAKAATEAALAAGKHVVTANKAMLAIHGQALAEQAEGAGVALRYEAAVAGGIPVIKTLMEGLAGNEITRIMGVMNGSCNYILTRMEDSGKTYQEIFAEADGLGYLEADPQLDVGGIDAAHKLAILSSIAFGTKIDFDGIQLEGIERVAIEDIRAAADMGYKIKLLGVTQKTGRGLEQRMMPCLVPQTSPLGQLDGGTNMVVIEGDAVGQIVLRGAGAGEGPTASAVMADICDIARGLRGPVFGQPAETLEQTTPASSQRPAPYYLRMALVDKPGALAKIATVLGEAGVSIYRMRQYEHSDTSAPVLIVTHKTSRNALVEALANMDKTGVLAGEPVALRIEEV, encoded by the coding sequence ATGTCTAAACCGCTTCGCCTCGGGATTGCTGGATTGGGAACTGTGGGTGTGGGCGTGCTGCGCATTCTGCGCCAGCAAGCCGCCCTGTTAGAGGCCCGCACCGGCTGCGCGATGACGGTTTCTGCGGTCTCTGCCCGCACCCGCAACAAGGATCGCGGGCTGTCGCTTGCGTCTTATGACTGGGAAGACGATCCCGTCAAACTGGCGACCCGCGATGATGTCGATGTTTTCGTCGAACTGATGGGCGGCGCGGACGGCCCTGCCAAGGCCGCGACCGAAGCCGCCCTGGCAGCGGGCAAGCATGTGGTCACGGCGAACAAAGCCATGCTGGCGATACACGGCCAAGCGCTGGCCGAACAGGCCGAAGGCGCAGGCGTGGCGCTGCGCTATGAGGCCGCCGTGGCGGGCGGCATCCCGGTCATCAAGACGCTGATGGAAGGGCTTGCTGGCAATGAGATCACCCGCATCATGGGGGTGATGAACGGCTCGTGCAATTACATCCTCACCCGGATGGAGGATTCGGGCAAAACCTATCAAGAGATTTTCGCCGAAGCCGATGGGCTGGGCTATCTCGAAGCCGATCCGCAATTGGATGTCGGCGGCATCGACGCGGCGCATAAGCTGGCGATCCTGTCTTCCATCGCATTCGGCACCAAAATCGACTTTGATGGCATCCAGCTTGAGGGGATCGAGCGGGTCGCCATCGAAGACATCCGCGCCGCCGCCGACATGGGCTACAAGATCAAACTGCTGGGCGTCACCCAGAAAACCGGCCGCGGGCTGGAGCAGCGGATGATGCCCTGCCTCGTGCCGCAGACCTCGCCTTTGGGGCAGCTTGATGGCGGCACCAACATGGTGGTGATCGAAGGCGATGCCGTGGGCCAGATCGTGCTGCGCGGTGCCGGGGCAGGTGAAGGGCCGACGGCCAGCGCCGTGATGGCCGATATCTGCGATATTGCGCGCGGGTTGCGCGGGCCGGTCTTTGGCCAGCCCGCCGAGACGTTAGAGCAAACCACCCCCGCCAGCAGCCAGCGCCCTGCCCCCTATTATCTGCGCATGGCGCTCGTCGACAAACCCGGTGCACTGGCGAAAATCGCCACCGTGCTGGGCGAAGCGGGCGTGAGCATCTACCGGATGCGCCAGTATGAACATTCCGACACTTCTGCCCCGGTTCTGATTGTGACGCATAAGACCAGCCGCAATGCGCTGGTTGAGGCGCTGGCGAATATGGACAAGACCGGCGTGCTGGCGGGTGAGCCGGTCGCGTTGCGGATCGAAGAGGTCTGA
- the rpiA gene encoding ribose-5-phosphate isomerase RpiA, with product MSGDLSPIDKAKFVAAKRACEFVEDGMRVGLGTGSTAAWLVRCLGELVREDGLRIKGVPTSSRTAQLAREVGIEVISLDEAKWLDLTIDGADEFDAELNLVKGGGGALLQEKIVATASDQMVVIADIGKEVHHLGAFPLPIEVIPFGWQTTQALVEETLISMDVLGQSSTLRMNGEVPFITDEGNYILDLRLGRIGNARQLALVLNQMPGVVENGLFIDICDAVVIGYGDGRVEVRDINEGTVATDRLEFVETDNLFSDLSD from the coding sequence ATGTCCGGAGACCTATCACCGATCGACAAGGCCAAATTCGTGGCCGCGAAACGGGCCTGTGAGTTCGTGGAAGATGGGATGCGCGTGGGCCTTGGCACCGGATCGACGGCGGCGTGGCTTGTGCGCTGTCTGGGCGAGTTGGTGCGCGAAGATGGGCTGCGGATCAAAGGCGTGCCGACCTCCTCGCGCACGGCGCAACTGGCGCGGGAGGTGGGGATCGAGGTGATCTCGCTTGATGAGGCGAAATGGCTCGACCTGACGATTGACGGCGCGGATGAGTTCGACGCAGAGCTGAACCTCGTCAAAGGCGGCGGCGGCGCGTTGCTGCAAGAAAAGATCGTAGCGACGGCCAGTGACCAGATGGTGGTGATCGCCGATATCGGCAAAGAGGTGCATCATCTGGGGGCATTCCCCCTGCCGATCGAGGTGATTCCCTTTGGCTGGCAGACCACGCAGGCGCTGGTCGAAGAGACGCTGATCTCTATGGATGTGCTGGGCCAAAGCTCGACCCTGCGGATGAACGGCGAGGTGCCTTTCATCACCGACGAGGGGAACTATATTCTAGACCTGCGGCTGGGGCGCATCGGCAACGCGCGGCAACTAGCGCTGGTGCTGAACCAGATGCCCGGCGTGGTGGAAAACGGCCTGTTCATAGATATCTGTGACGCGGTTGTGATCGGCTACGGGGATGGCAGGGTTGAGGTGCGCGACATAAATGAAGGCACCGTGGCGACCGACCGGCTGGAATTCGTCGAGACCGACAACCTGTTTTCCGACCTCAGCGATTAA
- the glpX gene encoding class II fructose-bisphosphatase: MTASAEFQDRMLSLGLARVSEAAALASAKLIGKGDEKAADQAAVNAMREQLNMLDIAGVVVIGEGERDEAPMLYIGEEVGTGNGPGVDIALDPLEGTTLTAKDMPNALTVIAMGPRGSMLHAPDTYMDKLAIGPGFETDVVTLDMTPGERVEALARAKGCAASDITVCILERPRHADMIAEVRATGAAIRLITDGDVAGVMHCADPETGIDMYMGQGGAPEGVLAAAALKCMGGQMYGRLLFRNDDEKGRAAKAGITEFDRIYSRDEMVTQDVIFAATGVTGGNILPGVKREPGWLTTETLIMRSRTGSVRRINYRTPAE, encoded by the coding sequence ATGACCGCTTCTGCCGAATTCCAAGACCGCATGCTCTCACTGGGCCTCGCCCGTGTTTCCGAAGCCGCCGCGCTGGCCTCGGCCAAGCTAATCGGCAAGGGTGACGAGAAGGCCGCCGACCAAGCCGCCGTCAACGCCATGCGCGAACAGCTCAACATGCTCGATATCGCGGGCGTCGTGGTCATCGGCGAAGGCGAGCGTGACGAAGCCCCCATGCTTTATATCGGCGAAGAGGTCGGCACCGGCAATGGCCCCGGCGTGGACATCGCGCTTGACCCGCTTGAAGGCACCACGCTGACCGCCAAAGACATGCCCAACGCGCTGACCGTGATCGCAATGGGGCCGCGCGGCTCCATGCTGCACGCGCCCGACACCTATATGGACAAACTCGCCATCGGTCCGGGTTTCGAGACCGATGTCGTCACCCTCGACATGACCCCCGGTGAGCGCGTCGAAGCGCTGGCCCGCGCCAAAGGCTGTGCAGCTTCCGACATCACCGTTTGCATCCTCGAACGTCCCCGCCATGCGGATATGATCGCCGAGGTTCGCGCCACCGGTGCTGCCATCCGCCTCATCACCGACGGCGATGTGGCAGGTGTGATGCACTGCGCCGACCCCGAGACCGGCATCGACATGTATATGGGCCAAGGTGGCGCACCCGAAGGCGTGCTGGCCGCTGCCGCACTGAAATGCATGGGCGGGCAGATGTATGGCCGCCTGCTGTTCCGCAACGACGACGAAAAAGGCCGCGCTGCCAAGGCCGGGATCACTGAATTTGACCGCATCTATTCGCGCGACGAGATGGTCACCCAAGACGTGATCTTTGCCGCCACGGGCGTCACCGGCGGCAACATCCTTCCGGGCGTGAAACGTGAGCCGGGCTGGCTGACCACCGAGACGCTGATCATGCGCTCGCGCACCGGTTCGGTCCGTCGCATCAACTACCGCACCCCGGCAGAGTGA
- a CDS encoding prepilin peptidase, producing MSPALFIASTAILAVLLGLLVRIDLREKRLPDRYTLPLIVLGLSLNAYAGGTLPVGEIWGAIVGYVTFWALGSLFFRLRGQEGLGLGDAKLLAAAGRGWGLAPCQWSPCGCARVSHATWSGANWHGSTSSQRP from the coding sequence ATGTCGCCTGCCCTATTCATTGCGAGCACGGCCATTCTGGCCGTGTTGCTGGGTCTGCTGGTACGGATCGACCTGCGCGAGAAGCGCCTGCCGGACCGGTATACCTTGCCGCTTATCGTTCTGGGGCTTTCGCTAAATGCCTATGCTGGCGGCACATTACCGGTGGGCGAGATCTGGGGGGCGATTGTCGGCTATGTGACCTTCTGGGCGCTCGGCAGTTTGTTTTTCAGACTGAGAGGGCAAGAAGGGCTTGGGCTCGGCGATGCGAAGCTTCTGGCCGCCGCTGGGCGTGGCTGGGGATTAGCGCCTTGCCAATGGTCGCCCTGTGGATGCGCGAGGGTTTCGCACGCTACCTGGTCAGGGGCGAACTGGCACGGTTCGACGAGCTCGCAACGTCCTTGA
- a CDS encoding L-serine ammonia-lyase has product MFLSVFDMFKVGIGPSSSHTMGPMVAAGRFLDQMRASPFQFAGLRASLHGSLAFTGVGHATDRATILGLAGFTPEDYDAEAAEKVLEEIKQTRRISVEGLPELRFDPEHDMIFDYDTKLAGHANGMMLMATDAQGDVALRETYYSIGGGFVMTEKELAAGKDTDEGAPVPFPFKSAAEMLEMSAKSGKTIAGMKRANEEARGGAENLREGSKRLWQVMRDCIDRGLTTDGILPGGLKVKRRAKGIYDALMAERGQNQSAPHTINDWMSVYAMAVNEENAAGGQVVTAPTNGAAGVMPATLRYYLDHVPGASEAHIEDFLLTAAAIGGLVKYNASISGAEAGCQAEVGSAAAMSAAGLCAVMGGTPQQIENAAEIALEHHLGMTCDPVNGLVQVPCIERNGLGAIKAVSAASLALRGDGTHLVPLDACIETMRQTGADMSEKYKETSLGGLAVNVPNC; this is encoded by the coding sequence ATGTTTCTTTCCGTCTTCGACATGTTCAAAGTGGGTATCGGCCCTTCGTCTTCGCATACCATGGGGCCGATGGTGGCGGCGGGGCGTTTCCTGGACCAGATGCGCGCATCGCCTTTCCAATTTGCCGGGCTGCGCGCCTCGTTGCATGGCAGTCTCGCCTTTACCGGGGTGGGCCATGCCACCGACCGCGCGACGATCCTCGGCCTCGCCGGATTCACGCCCGAGGACTATGATGCCGAAGCCGCCGAGAAGGTGTTGGAAGAGATCAAGCAGACCCGGCGCATCAGCGTCGAGGGGCTGCCCGAACTGCGCTTCGACCCCGAGCACGACATGATCTTCGACTACGACACCAAGCTTGCAGGCCATGCCAACGGCATGATGCTGATGGCCACCGACGCCCAAGGCGACGTTGCCTTGCGCGAAACCTATTATTCCATCGGCGGCGGCTTCGTGATGACCGAAAAGGAACTGGCCGCAGGCAAGGACACGGATGAAGGCGCGCCGGTGCCCTTCCCATTCAAGTCCGCCGCGGAAATGCTTGAGATGTCGGCCAAATCCGGCAAGACCATCGCAGGTATGAAACGCGCCAATGAGGAGGCGCGCGGCGGGGCCGAGAACCTGCGCGAAGGCAGCAAACGGCTGTGGCAGGTGATGCGCGATTGCATTGACCGGGGGCTAACGACAGACGGTATCCTGCCCGGCGGGCTCAAGGTGAAACGCCGCGCTAAGGGCATCTACGACGCGTTGATGGCCGAGCGCGGACAGAACCAATCCGCGCCGCATACGATCAACGATTGGATGAGCGTCTATGCCATGGCGGTGAACGAGGAAAACGCGGCGGGCGGTCAGGTCGTCACCGCCCCCACCAACGGGGCTGCGGGCGTGATGCCCGCGACCTTACGCTATTACCTCGACCACGTGCCCGGCGCGTCAGAGGCGCATATCGAAGACTTCCTGCTCACCGCCGCCGCCATCGGCGGGCTGGTGAAATACAACGCCTCGATTTCGGGGGCCGAAGCGGGCTGTCAGGCCGAAGTCGGCAGCGCCGCCGCCATGTCCGCCGCCGGGCTCTGCGCCGTGATGGGCGGCACGCCGCAGCAGATTGAAAACGCCGCCGAAATCGCGCTGGAGCATCACCTCGGCATGACCTGCGACCCCGTCAATGGGCTGGTTCAGGTACCTTGTATTGAGCGTAACGGGCTGGGCGCGATCAAGGCGGTTTCGGCGGCCTCATTGGCGCTGCGCGGCGACGGCACGCATCTGGTGCCGCTGGACGCCTGTATTGAGACCATGCGCCAAACCGGCGCGGACATGAGCGAGAAGTACAAGGAAACCTCGCTCGGCGGGCTGGCAGTGAACGTGCCAAATTGTTGA
- the recJ gene encoding single-stranded-DNA-specific exonuclease RecJ has protein sequence MSFLGVETSLTGRRWIGPDLELTRAAELLVQRAGLPDPVCQVLARRGVLDTEAAGFLAPALRDLLPDPRSLRDMEAAATRFLSALEKRERIAIFADYDVDGGSSAALLLVWLRDMGHRATLYIPDRIDEGYGPNDEAMSALAADHDLIICVDCGTLSHGPIAAAKGADVIVLDHHLGGETLPDALAVVNPNRQDEDGTLAHLCAAAVVFLMLVEAGRQLREAGQKGPDLMGMLDLVGLATVADVAPLIGVNRAFVRQGLKVMARRARPGLAALADVARMDTAPTAYHLGFLLGPRINAGGRIGQADLGARLLATADPHEAAALAERLDQLNTDRREVEAAVRASAMAQAEERGFDGPLAWAAGPGWHPGVVGIVASRLKEAANRPSIVIGVEDGIGKGSGRSISGIDLGAPIQRLAAEGLLIKGGGHKMAAGLTVAEDKIDAAMERLGELLTKQGAHLAGPADLNLCGMMMPGAATVELAEMVDQAGPFGAGAPAPRYAFADMQIRFAKRVGENHLKVSFGDGLGANLEAIAFGAYDGPLGPALENHGGARFHLAGRLDINNFRGRRTVQLRLEDAARA, from the coding sequence ATGAGCTTTCTCGGTGTCGAAACATCTTTGACCGGGCGGCGCTGGATCGGCCCTGACCTGGAACTGACCCGCGCGGCGGAACTGCTGGTTCAGCGCGCGGGCCTGCCCGACCCGGTGTGCCAAGTGCTGGCCCGCCGCGGCGTGCTCGACACCGAGGCGGCGGGCTTTCTGGCCCCCGCCCTGCGCGACCTGCTGCCCGACCCGCGCTCCTTGCGCGATATGGAGGCAGCGGCGACGCGGTTCCTTTCGGCCCTCGAAAAACGTGAACGCATCGCGATTTTCGCTGACTACGACGTGGATGGCGGGTCTTCCGCTGCGTTGTTGCTCGTCTGGCTGCGCGACATGGGCCACCGCGCGACGCTCTATATCCCTGACCGTATCGACGAAGGCTATGGCCCCAATGACGAGGCCATGTCGGCACTGGCCGCCGACCATGACCTGATCATCTGCGTCGACTGCGGTACGCTGTCTCATGGCCCCATCGCCGCTGCCAAGGGCGCGGATGTCATCGTGCTCGATCACCACTTGGGCGGAGAGACGCTGCCGGATGCGCTCGCTGTGGTGAACCCCAACAGACAGGACGAGGACGGCACGCTGGCGCATCTCTGCGCCGCTGCGGTGGTGTTTCTGATGCTCGTCGAAGCAGGCCGCCAGCTGCGTGAAGCGGGCCAGAAGGGGCCGGACCTCATGGGGATGCTAGACCTCGTGGGGCTGGCCACCGTGGCCGATGTGGCCCCGCTGATCGGCGTCAACCGCGCCTTTGTGCGTCAGGGTCTCAAAGTCATGGCCCGCCGCGCCCGCCCCGGTCTGGCCGCCCTTGCCGATGTGGCGCGGATGGACACGGCCCCCACGGCCTATCACCTCGGCTTTCTGCTTGGCCCCCGCATTAACGCAGGCGGGCGCATTGGCCAAGCCGACCTTGGCGCACGGCTTTTGGCCACCGCCGACCCGCATGAGGCCGCCGCATTGGCCGAGCGACTGGACCAGCTCAACACCGACCGCCGCGAGGTCGAAGCCGCCGTGCGCGCCAGCGCCATGGCACAGGCCGAAGAGCGCGGCTTTGACGGGCCGCTGGCATGGGCCGCTGGCCCCGGCTGGCACCCCGGCGTGGTGGGCATCGTCGCCTCGCGCCTGAAAGAAGCCGCCAACCGCCCCTCCATCGTCATCGGCGTCGAAGACGGCATTGGCAAAGGCTCTGGCCGCTCGATCAGTGGCATCGACCTTGGCGCGCCGATCCAGCGCCTTGCTGCCGAAGGGCTGCTGATCAAGGGCGGCGGTCACAAGATGGCAGCGGGCCTGACGGTGGCAGAAGACAAGATCGACGCGGCGATGGAACGGCTTGGCGAATTGCTCACCAAACAAGGCGCACATCTGGCCGGACCAGCTGATCTGAACCTCTGCGGCATGATGATGCCCGGCGCGGCCACGGTGGAACTCGCCGAAATGGTCGACCAGGCCGGCCCCTTCGGCGCAGGCGCCCCTGCCCCGCGCTATGCCTTCGCCGATATGCAAATCCGCTTTGCCAAACGCGTAGGCGAGAACCACCTCAAGGTTAGCTTTGGCGACGGTCTGGGCGCGAACCTCGAAGCGATTGCGTTCGGCGCCTACGACGGCCCCCTTGGCCCCGCGCTTGAAAACCACGGCGGCGCGCGCTTCCACCTTGCCGGGCGTCTCGACATCAATAATTTCCGCGGTCGGCGCACAGTTCAACTGCGTTTGGAGGACGCCGCACGGGCCTGA
- a CDS encoding TetR/AcrR family transcriptional regulator, with amino-acid sequence MARTTGSHSDITGPRVRAAALRLFARGGYAAVSMRAIAAEVGVQAGALYNYTPDKQSLLFDLMRAHMTDLLAETPNNADRSALQQLQDFVAFHIRFHADRPDEVFIAYMELRNLTEENFAVIERLRRDYEDRLEAILRAGVASGDFSVADTKIVTLAIIAMLTGVNTWYRAGGRLSLDEVVAQYWDMVRKAVTA; translated from the coding sequence ATGGCAAGAACCACAGGCTCACACTCCGATATCACTGGCCCGCGCGTGCGCGCAGCTGCACTGCGGCTTTTTGCACGGGGCGGCTATGCCGCCGTGTCGATGCGCGCGATTGCTGCTGAGGTCGGCGTTCAGGCCGGGGCGCTTTATAACTACACGCCCGATAAACAAAGCCTTCTGTTCGACCTGATGCGGGCACATATGACCGACCTGCTGGCCGAAACGCCCAACAATGCAGACCGCTCTGCACTGCAGCAGTTGCAGGACTTCGTGGCCTTCCACATCCGCTTTCACGCGGATCGGCCTGATGAGGTTTTCATCGCTTATATGGAACTGCGCAATCTGACGGAGGAGAATTTCGCCGTGATCGAGCGTCTGCGCCGCGACTATGAGGACCGGTTGGAAGCGATCCTCCGCGCCGGAGTTGCCAGCGGCGATTTCTCCGTCGCCGACACCAAGATCGTGACGCTGGCGATCATCGCGATGCTGACGGGCGTGAACACATGGTACCGCGCGGGCGGGCGGCTGTCGCTGGACGAGGTTGTCGCGCAATATTGGGATATGGTGCGCAAGGCCGTGACCGCCTGA
- a CDS encoding pirin family protein gives MSLRPTLETRCATPTMEGAGVKLHRAFGFHDPSELDPFLLFDDFRNDRPEDFEKGFPWHPHRGIETITYVLEGTVEHADSLGNTGDLNAGDVQWMTAGSGILHQEMPRGNAAGQMHGFQLWGNLPSTQKMTAPRYQDMKSADIPVVTDDDGTRVKIITGEFWGKRGPVDGIAADPQYLDVFVPAGVRKTFKIDTYRRAFAYVFQGTGAFADASAPSGVLLEKEVGGEEVNIRDMSGDRTLIRFGTGDEVTVQAGEEGVRFLLISGAPIEEPVAWHGPIVMNTRAELQQAMRDLNNGTFIRPAH, from the coding sequence ATGTCCCTCAGACCCACATTGGAAACCCGCTGCGCCACGCCCACAATGGAAGGCGCAGGCGTCAAATTGCACCGCGCCTTCGGCTTCCACGATCCGTCGGAGCTGGACCCCTTCCTGCTGTTTGACGACTTCCGCAACGACCGGCCCGAAGACTTTGAAAAGGGCTTCCCTTGGCACCCCCACCGCGGGATCGAGACGATCACCTATGTGCTCGAAGGCACCGTGGAACACGCGGATTCGCTGGGTAACACCGGCGATCTGAACGCGGGCGACGTGCAATGGATGACCGCAGGCTCGGGCATCTTGCACCAAGAAATGCCGCGCGGGAATGCCGCCGGGCAGATGCATGGCTTCCAGCTTTGGGGGAACCTGCCGTCAACCCAGAAGATGACCGCGCCGCGTTATCAGGATATGAAATCCGCCGACATTCCTGTGGTGACAGATGACGACGGCACGCGGGTCAAGATCATCACCGGCGAGTTCTGGGGCAAACGGGGCCCCGTCGATGGCATCGCCGCCGATCCGCAGTATTTGGATGTGTTCGTGCCAGCGGGGGTCAGAAAGACCTTTAAGATCGACACTTACCGCCGGGCCTTCGCCTATGTTTTCCAAGGCACGGGTGCGTTCGCGGATGCCTCCGCCCCCTCGGGTGTGCTGCTGGAAAAAGAAGTCGGCGGCGAAGAGGTCAACATCCGCGATATGTCGGGCGACCGGACGCTGATCCGTTTCGGCACCGGGGATGAGGTGACGGTTCAGGCTGGCGAGGAAGGTGTGCGCTTTCTTCTCATCTCTGGCGCGCCGATTGAAGAGCCCGTCGCGTGGCATGGGCCAATCGTGATGAACACCCGCGCCGAATTGCAGCAGGCGATGCGCGATCTGAACAACGGGACTTTCATCCGCCCGGCGCATTGA